A genome region from Brachymonas denitrificans includes the following:
- the tolQ gene encoding protein TolQ codes for MNAQDMNIVQLVLNASWVVQAVMLLLLAVSIASWAAIFSKIGALKRTRRLNDAFERNFWSGSNLTELYAGASQNAKLAGPTERIFASGMREFLKLRERHVSDATLLDGARRAMRASYQREVDSIESGMSFLASVGSISPYVGLFGTVWGIMHAFTGLSAMEQVTLATVAPGIAEALVATALGLFAAIPAVVAYNYFARDIDRVAVSQETFIEEFSNILQRNTGEHAAAGTASGH; via the coding sequence ATGAACGCTCAGGACATGAACATCGTGCAGCTGGTGCTCAACGCCAGCTGGGTGGTACAGGCAGTGATGCTGCTGTTGCTGGCGGTGTCCATCGCCAGCTGGGCGGCGATTTTCAGCAAGATCGGTGCTCTCAAGCGCACGCGCAGGCTCAACGATGCCTTCGAGCGCAACTTCTGGTCGGGCAGCAACCTGACCGAGCTGTACGCCGGCGCCAGCCAGAACGCCAAGCTGGCAGGCCCGACCGAACGCATCTTTGCCAGCGGCATGCGTGAATTCCTCAAGCTGCGCGAGCGCCATGTGTCCGACGCCACGCTGCTGGACGGTGCCCGCCGCGCCATGCGCGCCAGCTACCAGCGCGAGGTGGACAGCATCGAAAGCGGCATGTCCTTCCTGGCCTCGGTCGGCTCCATCTCCCCCTACGTCGGCCTGTTCGGCACGGTGTGGGGCATCATGCACGCCTTCACCGGCCTCTCCGCCATGGAGCAGGTCACGCTGGCCACGGTGGCGCCCGGCATTGCCGAAGCGCTGGTGGCCACGGCGCTGGGCCTGTTTGCCGCCATTCCGGCAGTGGTGGCCTACAACTACTTCGCGCGTGACATCGACCGCGTGGCCGTATCGCAGGAAACCTTCATCGAGGAGTTTTCCAACATCCTGCAGCGCAACACCGGCGAGCACGCTGCTGCCGGCACGGCCTCGGGCCACTGA
- the tolR gene encoding protein TolR gives MPALVSRGRGRRTINEINMVPFIDVMLVLLIIFMVTAPLIRPGTINLPSVAKSSQQAADVVQVEIKRDGTLALHGKTESSTLQLDSIAAAVQEAQAGDPARPVVISADREVQYDQVIQVMDRLRQAGVQRIGLAAASRS, from the coding sequence ATGCCCGCCCTGGTTTCCCGCGGCCGCGGACGCCGCACCATCAACGAAATCAACATGGTGCCCTTCATCGACGTGATGCTGGTGCTGCTGATCATCTTCATGGTCACCGCGCCGCTGATCCGTCCGGGCACCATCAACCTGCCCTCGGTGGCCAAGAGCAGCCAGCAGGCGGCCGACGTGGTGCAGGTGGAAATCAAGCGCGACGGCACGCTGGCGCTGCACGGCAAGACCGAAAGCAGCACGCTGCAGCTCGACAGCATTGCCGCTGCGGTGCAGGAAGCCCAGGCTGGCGATCCGGCACGCCCGGTGGTGATCAGTGCCGACCGTGAGGTGCAGTACGACCAGGTGATCCAGGTAATGGACCGCCTGCGCCAGGCCGGCGTGCAGCGCATCGGTCTGGCTGCTGCTTCGCGCTCCTGA
- a CDS encoding efflux transporter outer membrane subunit, translating into MNLPLRSCPPPNRLLLAALTSLALVGGIAGCAAPAQPEQALIPLPDRYPELPGSGLSAAAALPTLDWTELIADPDLQRLQQAALAYNSDLRVAAMRVEEARAAAGLQRATTLPMIGLSAQGVRARTELPLDQIDLSNAGLPPQLAVPLENALHQAERERILSTYSAGVIMPSYEIDFWGKVRAMNQAARDRYLASAEAQQSFRTALLALVTDSWLQGLELQERLQLARQTLANSEESHRIMRRRKEVGLISDMELRQTETLVASTRSDLATLERQVAANRALLTQLTHVIEVPRARTTRPLSRIEDRNLPAGLPSELLTRRPDIRAAELQLQAARGNVTAARKAFLPSITLTAGGGIASNALESLFSNNYGTWLFMPRISLPIFDGGRRQANLDLAEARKHQAVAQYESVIRNAFREVSELLAARHWLAVQERDVRQLLAAQTDRAFLARRRYERGYSSYFEVLDAERSRFATEQSLVQLRRARLSSLVGLYKALGGAQTQPLARPSSPSSPPTQEGTPS; encoded by the coding sequence ATGAACTTGCCCTTGCGTTCCTGCCCCCCGCCGAATCGTCTGCTGCTGGCCGCACTCACATCGCTGGCGCTGGTCGGCGGTATTGCCGGCTGTGCCGCCCCCGCCCAACCCGAACAAGCCCTGATACCGCTGCCGGACCGGTATCCGGAGCTGCCGGGATCCGGGCTGTCCGCTGCGGCCGCGTTGCCCACCCTGGACTGGACCGAGCTGATCGCCGACCCCGATTTGCAGCGCCTGCAACAGGCCGCCCTGGCCTACAACAGCGACTTGCGCGTGGCCGCCATGCGCGTGGAGGAGGCGCGCGCGGCCGCCGGCCTGCAGCGCGCCACCACCCTGCCGATGATCGGCCTGTCCGCCCAGGGCGTGCGCGCGCGCACCGAATTGCCGCTGGACCAGATCGACCTCTCCAATGCCGGTCTGCCACCCCAGCTGGCGGTGCCGCTGGAAAACGCCCTGCACCAGGCCGAGCGCGAACGCATCCTCTCGACCTATTCGGCCGGCGTCATCATGCCCAGTTACGAGATCGACTTCTGGGGCAAGGTGCGCGCCATGAATCAGGCCGCGCGCGACCGCTATCTGGCCAGCGCCGAGGCACAGCAATCCTTCCGCACCGCCCTGCTGGCGCTGGTGACCGACAGCTGGCTGCAGGGGCTGGAACTGCAGGAACGCCTGCAGCTGGCGCGCCAGACCCTGGCCAACAGCGAGGAAAGCCACCGCATCATGCGGCGACGCAAGGAGGTGGGCCTGATCTCCGACATGGAACTGCGCCAGACGGAAACGCTGGTTGCCTCCACGCGCAGCGACCTGGCGACGCTGGAGCGCCAGGTTGCCGCCAACCGTGCTTTGCTGACCCAGCTCACCCATGTCATCGAGGTGCCGCGTGCCCGCACGACTCGCCCGCTGAGCCGGATCGAGGACCGCAATCTGCCGGCCGGCCTGCCGTCCGAACTGCTCACGCGCCGGCCCGACATCCGGGCAGCAGAACTGCAGCTGCAGGCCGCACGCGGCAATGTCACGGCTGCACGCAAGGCCTTCCTGCCCAGCATCACCCTCACCGCCGGCGGCGGCATCGCCAGCAACGCGCTGGAGAGCCTGTTCAGCAACAACTACGGCACCTGGCTGTTCATGCCGCGCATCAGCCTGCCGATTTTCGATGGCGGCCGCCGGCAGGCCAATCTGGATCTGGCCGAGGCACGCAAGCACCAGGCGGTGGCGCAGTACGAAAGCGTGATCCGCAATGCCTTCCGCGAAGTATCCGAACTGCTTGCCGCCCGCCACTGGCTGGCCGTGCAGGAGCGCGACGTGCGCCAGCTGCTGGCCGCGCAGACCGACCGCGCCTTTCTGGCCCGGCGGCGCTACGAACGTGGCTACAGCAGCTACTTTGAAGTGCTCGATGCCGAACGCTCGCGCTTTGCCACCGAGCAGAGTCTGGTGCAGCTGCGCCGCGCCCGCCTGAGCAGCCTGGTGGGCCTGTACAAGGCGCTTGGCGGCGCGCAGACGCAGCCTCTGGCCCGGCCCTCCAGCCCCTCTTCTCCCCCCACCCAGGAAGGAACCCCGTCATGA
- the ybgC gene encoding tol-pal system-associated acyl-CoA thioesterase yields MMFHFDIRVYWEDTDAGGIVFYANYLKFFERARTEWLRALGVQQQELRERSGGMFVVSATEMKYHRPARLDDVLHVTADPVQIGKASCVIAQTARLGGPEGPLLAEGSIRIGWVDTATMQPARMPAELHAIMVAGH; encoded by the coding sequence ATCATGTTTCACTTTGACATCCGCGTTTACTGGGAAGACACCGATGCCGGCGGCATTGTCTTCTATGCTAACTATCTGAAGTTCTTCGAGCGCGCCCGCACCGAGTGGCTGCGTGCGCTCGGGGTGCAGCAGCAGGAACTGCGCGAGCGCAGCGGCGGCATGTTCGTGGTGAGCGCCACCGAGATGAAGTACCATCGTCCGGCCCGGCTGGATGACGTGCTCCATGTCACGGCCGACCCTGTGCAGATCGGCAAGGCCTCCTGCGTGATCGCGCAAACCGCCCGCCTCGGTGGCCCGGAGGGGCCGCTGCTGGCCGAAGGCAGCATCCGTATCGGCTGGGTCGATACCGCGACGATGCAGCCGGCGCGCATGCCGGCAGAGCTTCACGCCATCATGGTGGCCGGGCACTGA
- a CDS encoding TetR/AcrR family transcriptional regulator has translation MSAAPARDTPSVHRRPGRPASSAGEDGRQRLLQAAEEVFGFQGFEPASLRAIAELAGLDPALVSHHFGSKQRLWHAAVDAVAERQKPLLPVLQGIVDAPSPLLQRVHDAVDFFIDLADQQRALFRFIHRELGHSGPRLQYLTERLVQPCYAICAPLWQQAIEQRVLLSPHPAVFHFLLLGALSTTLGAVPMIAQLAGEEVDRQAILHSLRLILQGHFPDALP, from the coding sequence GTGTCTGCTGCTCCTGCCCGTGATACCCCTTCCGTCCATCGTCGGCCCGGCCGACCGGCCAGTTCTGCCGGCGAGGACGGGCGCCAGCGCCTGCTGCAGGCTGCAGAGGAAGTATTTGGCTTCCAGGGCTTCGAGCCCGCCAGCCTGCGCGCCATCGCGGAGTTGGCAGGGCTGGATCCGGCGCTGGTCTCGCACCATTTCGGTTCCAAGCAGCGACTGTGGCATGCGGCTGTGGATGCGGTGGCAGAGCGCCAGAAACCTCTGCTTCCGGTGTTGCAGGGGATCGTGGATGCGCCATCCCCCCTGCTGCAGCGGGTGCATGATGCGGTTGACTTCTTCATCGATCTGGCTGATCAGCAGCGCGCGCTGTTCCGCTTCATCCATCGGGAACTGGGGCACTCGGGGCCGCGTCTGCAGTATCTGACCGAACGGCTGGTGCAACCTTGCTATGCGATCTGTGCGCCGCTATGGCAGCAGGCCATCGAGCAGCGCGTGCTGCTCAGTCCGCATCCGGCGGTGTTCCATTTTCTGCTGCTGGGGGCGCTCAGTACCACGCTGGGGGCGGTGCCGATGATTGCGCAACTGGCCGGGGAAGAGGTGGATCGCCAGGCGATCCTGCACTCGCTGCGATTGATCCTGCAGGGGCATTTTCCGGATGCGCTGCCATAG
- the tolA gene encoding cell envelope integrity protein TolA, whose amino-acid sequence MLDTTALRDEFAPPRPRGVGKAVALALLVHVGLVGLLALGVNWKSDPQTAVYDAEIWDMTPSQEGGPKGPAVPAKEPEARSEGDTANADEAIRVAREQQARQAAEQAMARRAEQAAQRQQEAERRLAEQQQQAEERQRQAQQRAEQARDARQREQEAEIAQRKRDAQKQQEQVQAERRKQEAERQARQQAVKDQARAQAEARVKAQQEARAAAQARAQQDARAAAQAKADAAAKAKADAAAKAQAAKEAAAKREADAARAAQLDRLQKLAGAAGGGGSNSAKGATGGGKDAKSRGGPSSGYAAKVRAKVRPNITYNDDEGDSPRTDVEVRAAPDGTITARRIIRSSGNRSWDQAVLRAIDKTDTLPKDIDGSVPSPIVIEFRLR is encoded by the coding sequence ATGCTGGATACCACTGCCCTCCGCGATGAATTTGCTCCGCCGCGCCCGCGTGGCGTTGGCAAGGCAGTGGCGCTTGCGCTGCTGGTGCATGTGGGTCTGGTCGGGCTGCTGGCGCTGGGGGTGAACTGGAAGTCGGATCCGCAGACGGCCGTGTATGACGCCGAAATCTGGGACATGACGCCTTCGCAGGAAGGCGGGCCCAAGGGCCCTGCAGTACCCGCCAAAGAGCCGGAAGCGCGGAGCGAGGGGGACACGGCCAATGCCGACGAGGCAATCCGCGTGGCCCGCGAGCAGCAGGCGCGCCAGGCGGCCGAGCAAGCCATGGCACGGCGTGCCGAGCAAGCCGCCCAACGCCAGCAGGAAGCGGAGCGCCGTCTGGCCGAACAGCAGCAACAGGCGGAAGAACGCCAGCGCCAGGCGCAGCAGCGCGCCGAACAGGCCCGTGACGCGCGTCAGCGCGAACAGGAAGCGGAAATTGCCCAGCGCAAGCGCGACGCGCAGAAGCAGCAGGAACAAGTGCAGGCGGAACGGCGCAAGCAGGAAGCCGAGCGCCAGGCCCGCCAGCAGGCGGTGAAGGATCAGGCGAGAGCGCAGGCGGAAGCGCGCGTGAAAGCCCAGCAGGAGGCGAGGGCTGCGGCACAAGCCAGGGCGCAACAGGATGCCAGGGCCGCAGCGCAGGCCAAGGCGGATGCCGCTGCGAAAGCAAAGGCCGACGCAGCCGCAAAGGCGCAAGCTGCCAAGGAGGCCGCCGCCAAACGGGAGGCTGACGCGGCACGCGCAGCCCAACTGGATCGCCTGCAGAAGCTGGCCGGCGCTGCCGGCGGTGGCGGCTCGAACTCCGCCAAAGGCGCCACCGGCGGCGGCAAGGACGCCAAGTCGCGCGGCGGCCCCTCCTCTGGCTACGCGGCCAAGGTCCGCGCCAAGGTGCGCCCCAACATCACTTACAACGATGACGAAGGCGACAGTCCGCGCACCGACGTGGAAGTGCGTGCCGCGCCCGACGGCACCATCACCGCGCGTCGCATCATCCGTTCCAGCGGCAACCGCAGCTGGGACCAGGCCGTGCTGCGTGCCATCGACAAGACCGACACGCTGCCCAAGGATATCGATGGCAGCGTGCCGTCACCCATCGTGATCGAGTTCCGCTTGCGGTAA